Proteins found in one Odontesthes bonariensis isolate fOdoBon6 chromosome 11, fOdoBon6.hap1, whole genome shotgun sequence genomic segment:
- the LOC142391395 gene encoding homeobox protein engrailed-1-B-like, producing the protein MEERKEPNGGRDSTEDESMSLSPNLPSPAMILPHQAAQQAHRTTNFFIDNILRPDFGCRKEPSYRDRSQTPGRENVNPLGARPPHAGSLCLDSNCSSDSTASSPSSSSSTSSSPSSKQNSSKQGEAASNGTGRYSDSPSSITMSGSNAGSPPLTKESQPLLWPAWVYCTRYSDRPSSGPRTRKLKKKKSSKEDKRPRTAFTAEQLQRLKTEFQANRYITEQRRQSLAQELNLNESQIKIWFQNKRAKIKKASGYKNGLALQLMAQGLYNHSTTTVQEDKGESE; encoded by the exons ATGGAAGAGCGCAAGGAGCCCAACGGCGGCCGGGACTCGACCGAGGACGAGAGCATGTCCCTGTCGCCGAACCTCCCATCGCCTGCCATGATTTTACCCCACCAGGCCGCCCAGCAGGCCCACAGAACCACGAACTTTTTCATAGACAACATCCTCCGGCCGGACTTCGGCTGCAGGAAGGAGCCGAGCTACCGCGACCGGAGCCAGACGCCGGGCAGGGAGAACGTCAACCCGCTGGGAGCGAGGCCGCCGCACGCCGGCAGCCTCTGCCTGGACTCCAACTGCAGCAGCGACAGCACCGCGTCGTCGCCCTCCTCGTCGTCGTCCACGTCCTCGTCGCCCTCGTCCAAGCAGAACTCGTCCAAGCAAGGCGAAGCGGCGAGCAACGGGACTGGCAGATACTCGGACAGCCCGTCGTCAATTACTATGAGTGGCAGCAACGCAGGGTCTCCGCCTTTAACGAAGGAGAGCCAGCCGCTGCTGTGGCCCGCTTGGGTTTACTGTACGCGCTACTCGGACCGACCCTCATCTG GCCCAAGGACACGGAaactgaaaaagaagaagagcagcaagGAGGACAAGCGGCCCAGGACAGCGTTCACggccgagcagctgcagagactcaAAACCGAGTTCCAGGCTAACCGGTACATAACGGAGCAGCGGAGACAGTCTCTGGCCCAGGAACTCAACCTGAACGAGTCCCAGATCAAAATCTGGTTCCAGAATAAGAGGGCCAAGATTAAAAAGGCCAGCGGCTACAAAAACGGCCTGGCCCTGCAGCTCATGGCTCAAGGACTTTACAACCACTCAACGACCACCGTGCAGGAGGACAAGGGGGAGAGCGAATGA